The Pempheris klunzingeri isolate RE-2024b chromosome 1, fPemKlu1.hap1, whole genome shotgun sequence genome includes a region encoding these proteins:
- the wdsub1 gene encoding WD repeat, SAM and U-box domain-containing protein 1 isoform X2 — MTEKGPAPQMTSLICTLQDHRDDVNWCAFSGELLATCSGDKTLRIYSTRDFSELPFSPLSGHGYSVHCCCFSACGQFLASCSTDATTMVWSMVTGDIEAVLEHPGRSPVRICALSPDSAHLVSGASNGTLALWDFPSKQLRRTGAVTDTTMVACSFSPCSQMFMTGSTYGDLRLWDLDMNQLQVEKNAHDLGVTCCAFAPSILSGGSVVQFRLASCGQDSQLKIWAINKFSSGAYKMQLLHTLTGQSAPVLSCVYSSDGQLLVAGSVDKTVTVYDAKKAVLLHTLNQHERYVTACAFSPTSPLIATGSMDKTVNIWKLEDGCKAHEGKSLPETSALTSREGRSKLLVSDWSEEDVSAWLVEEGLGGLVDKFRANNIDGTELLSLTKETLASELHIESVGLRSKLLRKVEELKSDSVCSGIPDEFLCPITRELMREPVIAADGYSYEREAIESWINTKNRSSPMTNLPLLTTLLTPNFTLKMAIGRWKTTH; from the exons ATGACAGAGAAAG GACCAGCTCCCCAAATGACGTCTCTGATTTGCACTTTACAAGACCATCGAGACGATGTCAACTGGTGCGCCTTTTCAGGCGAACTGTTAGCCACGTGTTCTGGGGACAAAACCCTCAGGATATACAGCACCCGTGACTTCTCGGAGCTGCCCTTCTCACCGCTGTCAGGACACGGCTACAGcgtccactgctgctgcttcagcgCCTGCGGACAGTTCCTTGCCTCGTGTTCGACCGACGCAACCACGATGGTCTGGTCCATGGTCACGGGTGATATCGAGGCCGTCCTGGAGCATCCTGGCCGCAGCCCTGTGAGGATCTGCGCGCTCTCTCCTGACTCGGCACACCTGGTTTCTGGTGCATCTAATGGCACTTTGGCTCTGTGGGATTTCCCCTCCAAACAGCTGCGCAG GACGGGAGCGGTGACTGACACAACAATGGTAGCCTGCTCCTTCAGCCCCTGCAGTCAGATGTTCATGACCGGCTCCACCTATGGAGACCTGCGTCTGTGGGACCTGGACATGAACCAGCTCCAGGTGGAGAAAAATGCCCACGACCTGGGGGTCACCTGCTGCGCCTTCGCTCCCAGCATCCTTAGTG GTGGTTCAGTGGTGCAGTTTCGTCTGGCATCTTGTGGGCAAGACAGTCAGCTGAAGATCTGGGCCATTAACAAGTTCAGCTCTGGAG CATATAAAATGCAGCTCCTGCACACGCTGACTGGCCAGTCGGCTCCGGTGCTCTCCTGTGTGTACTCATCAGATGGGCAGCTGCTTGTGGCTGG CTCTGTGGACAAAACTGTCACAGTCTACGATGCT AAAAAAGCAGTTTTGCTTCACACACTCAACCAGCACGAGAG GTACGTGACGGCATGTGCCTTCTCTCCAACTTCACCACTAATTGCTACAGGATCAATGGATAAAACCGTAAACATCTGGAAGCTGGAGGACGGATGCAAGGCCCAtg AGGGGAAGTCATTGCCTG agacGTCTGCTCTGACATCAAGAGAAG GCCGATCGAAGCTGCTGGTCAGCGATTGGTCGGAAGAGGATGTGTCAGCGTGGCTGGTGGAGGAAGGCCTCGGGGGATTGGTGGACAAATTCAGGGCCAACAACATAGATGGGACCGAGCTGCTCAGTCTCACCAAGGAAACACTGGCGTCAGAGCTGCACATAG agtcaGTAGGCCTGCGCAGTAAACTCCTGAGGAAGGTGGAAGAGCTGAAGAGtgattcagtgtgttcaggCATTCCTGATGAGTTCCTTTGTCCAATCACCAGAGAGCTGATGAGGGAACCAGTCATCGCTGCTG ATGGATACTCATATGAAAGAGAGGCCATCGAGAGCTGGATAAACACCAAGAACCGCTCCAGCCCCATGACCAACCTCCCCTTGCTGACCACTCTGCTCACCCCTAACTTCACCCTGAAGATGGCTATTGGCCGCTGGAAGACCACCCACTAG
- the wdsub1 gene encoding WD repeat, SAM and U-box domain-containing protein 1 isoform X1, translating to MTEKGPAPQMTSLICTLQDHRDDVNWCAFSGELLATCSGDKTLRIYSTRDFSELPFSPLSGHGYSVHCCCFSACGQFLASCSTDATTMVWSMVTGDIEAVLEHPGRSPVRICALSPDSAHLVSGASNGTLALWDFPSKQLRRTGAVTDTTMVACSFSPCSQMFMTGSTYGDLRLWDLDMNQLQVEKNAHDLGVTCCAFAPSILSGGSVVQFRLASCGQDSQLKIWAINKFSSGAYKMQLLHTLTGQSAPVLSCVYSSDGQLLVAGSVDKTVTVYDAKKAVLLHTLNQHERYVTACAFSPTSPLIATGSMDKTVNIWKLEDGCKAHEGKSLPETSALTSREAGRSKLLVSDWSEEDVSAWLVEEGLGGLVDKFRANNIDGTELLSLTKETLASELHIESVGLRSKLLRKVEELKSDSVCSGIPDEFLCPITRELMREPVIAADGYSYEREAIESWINTKNRSSPMTNLPLLTTLLTPNFTLKMAIGRWKTTH from the exons ATGACAGAGAAAG GACCAGCTCCCCAAATGACGTCTCTGATTTGCACTTTACAAGACCATCGAGACGATGTCAACTGGTGCGCCTTTTCAGGCGAACTGTTAGCCACGTGTTCTGGGGACAAAACCCTCAGGATATACAGCACCCGTGACTTCTCGGAGCTGCCCTTCTCACCGCTGTCAGGACACGGCTACAGcgtccactgctgctgcttcagcgCCTGCGGACAGTTCCTTGCCTCGTGTTCGACCGACGCAACCACGATGGTCTGGTCCATGGTCACGGGTGATATCGAGGCCGTCCTGGAGCATCCTGGCCGCAGCCCTGTGAGGATCTGCGCGCTCTCTCCTGACTCGGCACACCTGGTTTCTGGTGCATCTAATGGCACTTTGGCTCTGTGGGATTTCCCCTCCAAACAGCTGCGCAG GACGGGAGCGGTGACTGACACAACAATGGTAGCCTGCTCCTTCAGCCCCTGCAGTCAGATGTTCATGACCGGCTCCACCTATGGAGACCTGCGTCTGTGGGACCTGGACATGAACCAGCTCCAGGTGGAGAAAAATGCCCACGACCTGGGGGTCACCTGCTGCGCCTTCGCTCCCAGCATCCTTAGTG GTGGTTCAGTGGTGCAGTTTCGTCTGGCATCTTGTGGGCAAGACAGTCAGCTGAAGATCTGGGCCATTAACAAGTTCAGCTCTGGAG CATATAAAATGCAGCTCCTGCACACGCTGACTGGCCAGTCGGCTCCGGTGCTCTCCTGTGTGTACTCATCAGATGGGCAGCTGCTTGTGGCTGG CTCTGTGGACAAAACTGTCACAGTCTACGATGCT AAAAAAGCAGTTTTGCTTCACACACTCAACCAGCACGAGAG GTACGTGACGGCATGTGCCTTCTCTCCAACTTCACCACTAATTGCTACAGGATCAATGGATAAAACCGTAAACATCTGGAAGCTGGAGGACGGATGCAAGGCCCAtg AGGGGAAGTCATTGCCTG agacGTCTGCTCTGACATCAAGAGAAG CAGGCCGATCGAAGCTGCTGGTCAGCGATTGGTCGGAAGAGGATGTGTCAGCGTGGCTGGTGGAGGAAGGCCTCGGGGGATTGGTGGACAAATTCAGGGCCAACAACATAGATGGGACCGAGCTGCTCAGTCTCACCAAGGAAACACTGGCGTCAGAGCTGCACATAG agtcaGTAGGCCTGCGCAGTAAACTCCTGAGGAAGGTGGAAGAGCTGAAGAGtgattcagtgtgttcaggCATTCCTGATGAGTTCCTTTGTCCAATCACCAGAGAGCTGATGAGGGAACCAGTCATCGCTGCTG ATGGATACTCATATGAAAGAGAGGCCATCGAGAGCTGGATAAACACCAAGAACCGCTCCAGCCCCATGACCAACCTCCCCTTGCTGACCACTCTGCTCACCCCTAACTTCACCCTGAAGATGGCTATTGGCCGCTGGAAGACCACCCACTAG